TTAGACCAATCCGCGAGGAGATGCCCTTCATTGTAACCACAGCGAAGAGGGTTGGCATTGACCACACGGCCTTTGCCCAAGCCTTCGCCGAGCTTACCGGCGGAAGATTCGTGCCGAGGGGGAACAAGAGCCTCCAGACGATAGCGGACAGGCACAACACCGATGTGATAGGGGTAATTGAGAACTATCCAAGGGGCATGGCAGTTAACTTCTACCGCCTTGACGTCACCAGAGACAGGCCCGTTGGACCTCTAATCCTCGTGAAAATCTGGATAATGGAGGACGGCAGGAGATGGGACTACAGGGAGGCCCTGACAAAGGCTGGCCAATCGAGGGGATAGTTGAGCTCTCCTTCCCGGACGAGGAAACCGCCAAGATAGTTTACGAGAGCGTTCTCTACGAGCACAAGAGCGTGCCC
The sequence above is a segment of the Thermococcus sp. genome. Coding sequences within it:
- a CDS encoding ribosomal biogenesis protein, which encodes MMLITTSHRPTRRTRSFGHDLERVFPNSLYLTRGKKTIQDLLMEAYDRNYERLLIINVWKGNPLKMTFIKVDPEDWGYLGYLYLHGIKLQREMGFRNLRPIREEMPFIVTTAKRVGIDHTAFAQAFAELTGGRFVPRGNKSLQTIADRHNTDVIGVIENYPRGMAVNFYRLDVTRDRPVGPLILVKIWIMEDGRRWDYREALTKAGQSRG